A region from the Rhodothermia bacterium genome encodes:
- a CDS encoding AMP-binding protein, translated as MTVKTPVADDFLQKSLTDVLADACAPVWNFSCSDRLEVADHARLTLFKDSLRENLHGSHKTPPNWLWPWLWRKRLVSSAFRQRIPIGFLPQEHWSELPTANRSDLVNDLSNWVAEDVPYNQMMIYGSSGTTGHPLLIPKTPYAAALYQVALQFCFEQHGVKPDFKAGEVGNMLICAQHHTVIYGALLSTWGNSIHLKVNLHKNAWRNESDRDLFLTKYNPPVLTGDPISFAELLRLDLPLTPVALASTALKLPESLKEALETRFLCPVVDFYAMNETGPIAFACPKGAGFHVFMPDLYVEVLDENGFHVADGAWGEVTVTGGGNDFLPLLRYRTGDHVQFFHGVCSCGVHLPRLVGLSGRKPVPLFHKNGARVNEADVAKVLRYWPIVAFSLYQQLDKSIELTVRWRGDKSVVTADLVVNLKKIFGDLPITLIADRQLGQEQKPLPFISAFTTLAS; from the coding sequence ATGACTGTAAAGACTCCGGTGGCTGACGATTTTTTGCAAAAGAGCTTGACGGATGTGCTTGCTGATGCTTGCGCGCCTGTATGGAATTTTTCTTGTTCAGACCGCTTAGAAGTTGCCGATCATGCACGATTGACGCTGTTTAAAGATTCTCTACGGGAGAATTTACACGGCTCTCACAAAACACCCCCAAATTGGTTGTGGCCTTGGTTGTGGAGAAAAAGACTGGTTTCGAGCGCATTTCGACAACGGATTCCGATTGGGTTTCTTCCGCAAGAACATTGGTCTGAGTTACCAACTGCTAACCGATCAGACTTGGTTAATGACCTATCGAATTGGGTGGCAGAGGATGTTCCGTATAACCAAATGATGATCTATGGAAGTTCAGGAACCACTGGTCATCCCTTATTAATTCCCAAAACGCCCTATGCCGCCGCCCTTTACCAAGTAGCACTTCAATTTTGTTTTGAACAACACGGTGTAAAGCCAGATTTTAAAGCCGGAGAAGTTGGGAATATGCTAATTTGCGCCCAACACCATACGGTTATCTATGGGGCCTTGCTTAGTACGTGGGGCAACAGCATTCATCTCAAAGTCAATTTGCATAAAAATGCTTGGCGCAACGAATCCGACCGTGACCTTTTTCTAACCAAGTATAACCCTCCTGTTTTGACGGGAGATCCCATCTCTTTTGCCGAGTTGTTGCGGTTAGACCTGCCGCTTACGCCGGTCGCTCTGGCGTCCACAGCCCTAAAGCTGCCAGAGTCCTTGAAAGAAGCCCTCGAAACACGGTTTTTGTGCCCCGTCGTAGATTTTTATGCCATGAACGAAACTGGCCCAATAGCCTTTGCCTGCCCCAAAGGAGCAGGGTTTCATGTTTTTATGCCTGATCTCTATGTTGAGGTTTTGGACGAAAATGGTTTTCATGTGGCCGATGGTGCTTGGGGCGAGGTTACAGTAACAGGTGGAGGAAATGATTTTTTACCCTTATTGCGTTACCGGACGGGAGATCATGTCCAATTTTTTCATGGTGTGTGTTCTTGTGGCGTTCATTTACCACGACTTGTGGGCTTAAGTGGTCGAAAGCCAGTTCCGCTTTTCCACAAAAACGGTGCAAGGGTCAATGAGGCGGATGTCGCAAAAGTCTTGCGTTATTGGCCTATCGTGGCCTTCTCGCTTTATCAACAGCTTGATAAAAGTATAGAACTGACGGTTCGTTGGAGGGGAGACAAGTCGGTTGTGACTGCTGATTTGGTGGTTAACCTCAAGAAAATATTTGGCGATCTACCCATTACGCTTATCGCTGATAGACAATTAGGGCAAGAACAGAAGCCCTTGCCCTTTATTTCGGCCTTTACTACATTAGCCTCTTAA
- the lepB gene encoding signal peptidase I, which yields MSTPNKTQAPTISRRQQREKDKKQPKKTVLREWLETIVFAVTFVVIFRNMLFGFFVVPTPSMEGEVMAGEYIVSSNLHYGPRLPMTLGIPLINIPIKALQFPYYRLPGFSSIKRGDVVIFNLPPEENVVDYKTPYLKRLIGMPGDSLQIINKQVFINKKKLNQPLNMQQKWTINYQDGNRTTLEDDLTWNDAQKMIQAGYINSVTPAIYEKEVAMPNVMFPKGNNWNPHQFGPVWIPKAGSTITLTDQNWLMFYRVITKYEGHTLTYLGNNQFEIDGQKTNRYTFKMNYYWMMGDNRDNSEDSRFWGFVPEDHIVAKAIFVLFSWDLEKGRPRFDHFFRIIKNEL from the coding sequence ATGTCAACCCCAAATAAAACCCAAGCTCCGACCATCTCACGGCGCCAACAGCGCGAGAAGGACAAAAAACAGCCTAAAAAAACTGTCCTACGAGAGTGGTTAGAGACCATAGTATTCGCAGTTACCTTTGTGGTCATTTTCCGAAACATGCTTTTCGGTTTCTTTGTCGTTCCAACCCCATCTATGGAGGGCGAGGTCATGGCTGGCGAGTATATTGTATCTTCAAATTTGCATTATGGACCACGATTGCCCATGACGCTGGGCATACCCTTAATCAACATCCCGATAAAAGCCCTCCAATTCCCTTACTACCGTCTGCCCGGCTTTAGTAGTATCAAACGGGGTGATGTGGTCATTTTTAATCTACCACCCGAAGAAAACGTGGTGGACTACAAAACGCCCTATCTAAAACGCTTAATTGGGATGCCCGGAGATTCACTCCAAATCATCAATAAACAAGTATTCATCAACAAAAAAAAGCTCAACCAACCACTTAACATGCAGCAAAAGTGGACCATCAACTATCAGGATGGGAACCGCACCACATTAGAAGATGATCTAACTTGGAACGATGCCCAAAAGATGATCCAAGCGGGGTACATCAACTCCGTAACACCAGCAATCTACGAAAAAGAAGTGGCCATGCCGAACGTCATGTTCCCGAAAGGCAATAATTGGAACCCACATCAATTCGGCCCCGTTTGGATTCCCAAAGCCGGAAGTACCATTACCCTAACGGATCAGAACTGGCTCATGTTCTATCGGGTTATTACGAAATACGAAGGGCATACGTTAACATACTTGGGCAACAACCAATTCGAGATTGATGGCCAAAAAACCAATCGCTATACCTTCAAAATGAATTATTATTGGATGATGGGCGATAACCGAGACAACTCCGAAGACAGTCGTTTTTGGGGCTTTGTTCCGGAAGACCATATTGTGGCGAAAGCTATTTTTGTCTTGTTTTCTTGGGACTTAGAAAAAGGAAGGCCACGTTTTGATCACTTTTTCAGGATCATCAAAAACGAGCTTTAA